A genomic region of Scyliorhinus canicula chromosome 4, sScyCan1.1, whole genome shotgun sequence contains the following coding sequences:
- the trim105 gene encoding tripartite motif containing 105 produces MEGVTDELTCCICCEMFQEPVMLECMHHFCKKCILRFWRGSRSAVSCPQCRRQFSSKTFRTNYLVAGVVDRVRGATAHDYRLKMQKQLTDIMKCHRDQIDNFVKVKKRNEEKIVGIKRDAAELQQKVRSDFEKMHQILWKEASSLVTELQRDEASALDKLERHVQQLNAGLEELEQLVISTQSCLEQLKSTVLIETRGLARSVQVESEPDVSSHLRSARYTGPLQYIIWRKMYKALDPTPARLTFDSNSAHPNLVLSEDLTSVSEVNEQQPVPNNPERFVKCVNVLASQGFTSGRHYWEVEVDGKTKWDLGVAKESVDRKVVVKIAPSNGYWSLRLRNRDQYWAGTLPWKRLPIQRKPKRIGLFLDFDDGRLSFYDAEDMSHLLTFRQPFSERVFPFFSTCFNEGGLNSAPLRLCHINP; encoded by the exons ATGGAGGGGGTGACGGATGAATTGACCTGCTGTATTTGCTGTGAGATGTTTCAGGAGCCAGTCATGCTGGAATGTATGCACCATTTCTGTAAGAAGTGCATCCTGCGCTTCTGGCGGGGTTCCCGCTCCGCCGTCAGCTGCCCGCAATGCCGCCGCCAGTTCAGCTCCAAGACCTTCCGCACCAATTACCTGGTGGCCGGGGTGGTGGACAGGGTGAGAGGGGCGACCGCCCACGACTATCGGCTGAAGATGCAG AAACAACTGACTGACATCATGAAATGTCACCGGGACCAAATAGATAACTTTGTGAAGGTGAAGAAGCGGAATGAGGAAAAGATTGTGGGAATCAAG AGAGACGCTGCCGAACTCCAGCAGAAGGTGAGGAGTGACTTTGAGAAGATGCACCAGATCCTGTGGAAGGAAGCGAGCAGCCTGGTGACAGAGCTACAGCGGGATGAGGCCTCGGCTCTGGACAAGCTGGAGAGGCACGTCCAGCAGCTGAACgcggggctggaggagctggagcagcTGGTCATCAGCACCCAGAGCTGCCTGGAACAGCTGAAGAGTACGGTGCTGATTGAG ACCCGGGGTCTAGCGCGCAG TGTGCAGGTTGAGAGTGAGCCAGATGTCAGCAGCCATCTCCGCAGTGCTCGCTACACGGGACCTCTTCAATACATCATCTGGAGGAAGATGTACAAAGCCCTGGATCCAA CTCCGGCCCGATTGACCTTCGACTCGAACTCCGCTCATCCTAACCTGGTCCTCTCCGAGGATCTGACCAGTGTGTCCGAGGTCAATGAGCAGCAACCTGTTCCCAACAACCCTGAGCGATTCGTTAAGTGCGTCAACGTCCTGGCCTCCCAAGGCTTCACGAGCGGGAGACACtactgggaggtggaggtagaTGGCAAGAccaagtgggacctgggtgttgcCAAGGAGTCCGTTGACCGCAAGGTTGTGGTCAAGATTGCGCCTTCCAATGGCTACTGGTCCCTGCGCCTGAGGAACCGCGACCAGTACTGGGCTGGCACGTTGCCATGGAAACGCCTGCCCATCCAGAGGAAGCCGAAGAGGATCGGGCTGTTCCTGGATTTTGATGACGGTCGTCTCTCGTTCTACGATGCTGAGGATATGTCTCACCTCCTGACGTTCCGTCAGCCTTTCTCCGAGAGGGTCTTCCCCTTCTTCAGCACTTGCTTCAACGAGGGGGGGCTCAACTCTGCACCTCTGCGACTCTGTCACATCAAcccatag